A single window of Archangium gephyra DNA harbors:
- a CDS encoding WD40/YVTN/BNR-like repeat-containing protein, with product MKLSSKKWQKLFAAALAVTLAPVSALAAEDKDKDDPNGRRQAMDQWYNESYGVKQTGKKRKDGVWTPAFRKFMNDAARIERERYASQLPGTATTITAVTDPNATVAATGSTWVNIGPTKSDYIENGSYKLAKTDAGRVRNIIPVPGTTTLYAAFSGGGVWKSTNGGTTWAPITETLGSLSVGSLEMDPNNSNTLYLGLGDPFDGTGIGLVKSTDGGATWMAPVYLGSATSITDIQVVPGNSNIVLATTNAGLFRSLDAGATWSQVSLSTGFAETPSAWSIAHAGGAKFVATLEAEPSATSGNTQGQVWVTADNGATWTRATGVTSTGGLERMTVATAPSSPTTVYVLASNPSGQLADIYKSTNGGTSFTALGAPAKRYSNGNTEARNVSALFNSQGWYDQLIIVHPTNPNLVYFGGALHLAKTTDGGNTYSQVSNWLGQFSLPYVHADFHAAAFDSSGKLYVGNDGGIFTTADGGATFSDALNVGIASHLIYDIGSSGGDRNAVIAGLQDNGTRVRVGSTGVYNQELGGDGFDCEIHATNAKLMLGTLYYSRIYKSTDGGLNWASASTGITESNNSSSAPFVTVLAKWDGDPTGNTVYTYSNTKVYKSTNFATSWSALGVTGLPSGIFIRGVAAAKSNGSVVGIVASGGRVFLSNNGGTSWTQAGALPNNGLSTSSIAFDPTNPNTLYVTSVAPDATKAHTWKSTDFGATFTAIENGLPAGVPVNQISVDPGSNTTLYAATHLGVYRSTDAGASWTRFGTGMPLVNVTDIEILPDSSLVRAGTFGRSVWELTP from the coding sequence GTGAAGCTCTCTTCGAAGAAGTGGCAGAAGCTGTTCGCCGCGGCGCTGGCCGTGACGCTGGCCCCCGTCTCGGCGCTGGCGGCCGAGGACAAGGACAAGGACGACCCGAACGGCCGTCGGCAGGCGATGGACCAGTGGTACAACGAGTCCTACGGCGTCAAGCAGACCGGCAAGAAGAGGAAGGACGGGGTCTGGACGCCGGCGTTCCGCAAGTTCATGAACGACGCGGCCCGCATCGAGCGTGAGCGCTATGCCTCGCAGCTCCCTGGCACCGCCACGACTATCACCGCGGTGACGGACCCCAACGCCACCGTCGCCGCCACCGGCTCCACGTGGGTGAACATCGGCCCCACCAAGTCCGACTACATCGAGAACGGCAGCTACAAGCTGGCCAAGACGGACGCGGGCCGCGTGCGCAACATCATCCCCGTGCCGGGCACCACCACCCTCTACGCCGCCTTCTCCGGCGGTGGCGTGTGGAAGTCCACCAACGGCGGCACCACCTGGGCGCCCATCACCGAGACGCTGGGCAGCCTCTCGGTGGGCTCCCTGGAGATGGACCCCAACAACAGCAACACGCTCTACCTCGGGCTGGGTGACCCCTTCGACGGCACGGGCATCGGCCTGGTGAAGTCCACGGACGGCGGCGCCACGTGGATGGCCCCCGTGTACCTGGGCAGCGCCACCTCCATCACCGACATCCAGGTGGTGCCGGGCAACAGCAACATCGTGCTGGCCACCACCAACGCGGGCCTCTTCCGCTCCCTGGACGCGGGCGCCACCTGGAGCCAGGTGAGCCTGAGCACCGGCTTCGCCGAGACGCCTTCCGCCTGGTCCATCGCCCACGCGGGCGGCGCGAAGTTCGTCGCCACCCTCGAGGCCGAGCCTTCCGCCACCAGCGGCAACACGCAGGGCCAGGTGTGGGTCACGGCCGACAACGGGGCCACGTGGACGCGCGCCACCGGCGTCACCTCCACCGGCGGCCTGGAGCGCATGACGGTCGCCACCGCGCCCTCCAGCCCCACCACGGTGTACGTGCTGGCCTCCAACCCCAGCGGCCAGCTGGCGGACATCTACAAGTCCACCAACGGCGGCACCAGCTTCACGGCGCTCGGCGCGCCCGCCAAGCGCTACAGCAACGGCAACACCGAGGCGCGCAACGTGAGCGCCCTCTTCAACAGCCAGGGCTGGTATGACCAGCTCATCATCGTCCACCCGACCAACCCCAACCTGGTCTACTTCGGTGGCGCGCTGCACCTGGCCAAGACGACGGACGGCGGCAACACCTACTCGCAGGTGTCCAACTGGCTGGGCCAGTTCAGCCTGCCGTACGTCCACGCGGACTTCCACGCGGCGGCCTTCGACTCCTCGGGCAAGCTGTACGTGGGCAATGACGGCGGCATCTTCACGACGGCCGACGGCGGCGCCACCTTCAGCGACGCGCTCAACGTGGGCATCGCCTCGCACCTCATCTACGACATCGGCAGCTCGGGCGGTGACCGCAACGCCGTCATCGCGGGCCTGCAGGACAACGGCACCCGCGTGCGCGTGGGCTCCACCGGTGTCTACAACCAGGAGCTCGGCGGCGACGGCTTCGACTGCGAGATCCACGCCACCAACGCCAAGCTGATGCTGGGCACGCTGTACTACAGCCGCATCTACAAGAGCACCGACGGCGGCCTGAACTGGGCCTCGGCGAGCACCGGCATCACCGAGAGCAACAACAGCTCCTCGGCGCCCTTCGTCACCGTGCTGGCCAAGTGGGATGGCGACCCGACGGGCAACACCGTCTACACCTACTCGAACACCAAGGTGTACAAGTCCACCAACTTCGCGACCTCGTGGAGCGCGCTGGGCGTCACCGGCCTGCCCTCGGGCATCTTCATCCGCGGCGTGGCGGCGGCCAAGAGCAACGGCAGCGTCGTGGGCATCGTCGCCAGCGGCGGCCGCGTGTTCCTGAGCAACAACGGCGGCACGAGCTGGACGCAGGCCGGCGCGCTGCCCAACAACGGGCTGAGCACCAGCAGCATCGCGTTCGATCCGACCAACCCCAACACGCTGTACGTGACGTCGGTGGCGCCGGACGCGACCAAGGCCCACACCTGGAAGTCCACGGACTTCGGCGCCACGTTCACGGCCATCGAGAACGGCCTGCCCGCGGGCGTGCCGGTGAACCAGATCTCCGTGGATCCGGGCAGCAACACCACGCTGTACGCCGCCACGCACCTGGGCGTGTACCGCTCCACCGACGCGGGCGCTTCCTGGACGCGCTTCGGCACGGGCATGCCGCTGGTGAACGTGACGGACATCGAGATCCTCCCGGACTCGAGCCTCGTGCGCGCCGGCACCTTCGGCCGCTCCGTGTGGGAGCTCACGCCGTAA
- a CDS encoding serine/threonine-protein kinase gives MESLKRSQPEQQAALPETAGERQPDERAGDPDDFAQVLEEELLRAHACMSEGEAEPTRVVGPPLPLPLPAPEAQPLPRGTSVGRYLVLERLGSGGMGEVYAAFDPQLNRRVAIKLLLPGGEGLDGGEARLRLMREAQAMARLSHPNVLPVYDIGEHGDQVFIALELVEGHTLRQWLKEQPRGWREVVEALTLAGRGLAAAHAAGLVHRDFKPDNVLVGRDGRVLVFDFGLACEQGSGTPGTPTPVDLAEILRAELPTTAEPHSLSGLHTREPRETPVTRHGLIMGTPGYMAPEQYRQEAVTARADQFSFCATLYYALYREHAFAGSGAAALARATLQGRLRPPPRDSRVPGWVRRVVLKGLHVQPQERYVSMQALLDALHDDPRARRRRQAFVAVAGAFLVAMVAGAVGEWHQRQGLCQSVATRLDGVWDAPRQDAMRQAFLATGAPYAADTWNGVKDSLDAYASQWVKGQRGACEATKLRGEASEELLTARTTCLERRRSELKALTDVLAEADGRVVERAVEAVRGLSELSPCDTADPLAASEPPKDPQVAARVEELHTALARARALRISGQFPAGLTVASPVATEANTLGYHPLVAEALLELGQLQAGFGNSEAERTLKEAMWMADEVRLDEVRAEALVALTQLVAYDVARVQDGHDWYRQARALLVRTKREGRLLAGLESAHGLVYAAQGNAGAAETSHRNALAALRKVASPDSPEVAMVLRRLGNTLGTQGRHTEALEAYQHAYAAFRKALGAEHPRVGSSLVSLGTTLSALGRHAEALEPLRQGFAIVDRSLSPRHAFRAMALDALGGALWRDGKTDEALEVLKRAVEAAELARGPAHPDVAGPVSSLGLVLVDAGRPAEALGHFERAVRLRETALGEQHPELAGPLTGRGEALLKLGRPNDALLPLERALALRETHTVAPVELAETRFALARALADTHKDPARARVLAQKAASSLEQPGTESLRARIQAWLDTRTPRG, from the coding sequence GTGGAGAGCCTGAAGCGGTCCCAACCGGAGCAACAAGCCGCCCTACCGGAAACGGCGGGTGAGCGGCAGCCGGACGAGCGCGCGGGTGACCCGGACGACTTCGCGCAGGTGCTGGAAGAGGAGCTGCTGCGCGCCCACGCCTGCATGAGCGAGGGCGAGGCCGAGCCCACACGCGTGGTGGGCCCGCCGCTTCCCCTGCCCCTGCCCGCTCCCGAGGCCCAGCCCCTGCCCCGGGGCACCTCCGTGGGCCGCTACCTCGTGCTGGAGCGCCTGGGCTCGGGCGGCATGGGCGAGGTGTACGCGGCGTTCGATCCCCAGCTCAACCGCCGGGTGGCCATCAAGCTGCTGCTGCCCGGAGGCGAGGGGCTGGACGGGGGCGAGGCGCGCCTGCGGCTGATGCGCGAGGCGCAGGCCATGGCCCGCCTGTCGCACCCCAACGTGCTGCCCGTCTACGACATCGGCGAGCACGGGGACCAGGTCTTCATCGCCCTGGAGCTGGTGGAGGGCCACACGCTGCGGCAGTGGCTCAAGGAGCAGCCGCGCGGCTGGCGCGAGGTGGTGGAGGCCCTCACGCTGGCGGGCCGGGGACTGGCGGCCGCGCACGCCGCCGGGCTCGTCCACCGCGACTTCAAGCCGGACAACGTGCTGGTGGGGCGCGACGGGCGCGTGCTCGTCTTCGACTTCGGCCTCGCCTGTGAGCAGGGCAGCGGCACCCCCGGCACGCCCACCCCGGTGGACCTGGCGGAAATCCTTCGCGCCGAGCTGCCCACCACCGCCGAGCCCCACTCCCTCTCCGGCCTGCACACGCGCGAGCCGCGCGAGACGCCGGTGACGCGCCATGGCCTCATCATGGGCACCCCGGGCTACATGGCCCCGGAGCAGTACCGCCAGGAGGCCGTCACCGCGCGCGCCGACCAGTTCAGCTTCTGCGCCACGCTCTACTACGCCCTCTACCGCGAGCACGCCTTCGCGGGCAGCGGGGCCGCCGCGCTCGCCCGCGCCACCCTCCAGGGCCGCCTGCGCCCGCCGCCCCGCGACTCGCGGGTGCCTGGCTGGGTGCGGCGTGTCGTCCTCAAGGGCCTGCACGTCCAGCCCCAGGAGCGCTACGTCTCCATGCAGGCGCTGCTGGACGCGCTCCATGACGACCCGCGCGCCCGCCGCCGCCGCCAGGCCTTCGTCGCCGTGGCCGGCGCCTTCCTCGTGGCCATGGTGGCCGGCGCCGTGGGCGAGTGGCACCAGCGCCAGGGCCTGTGCCAGAGCGTGGCCACGCGCCTGGACGGAGTGTGGGACGCGCCCCGCCAGGACGCCATGCGCCAGGCCTTCCTCGCCACCGGCGCCCCCTACGCGGCCGACACGTGGAATGGCGTGAAGGACTCGCTGGACGCCTACGCCTCCCAGTGGGTGAAGGGACAGCGCGGCGCGTGCGAGGCGACGAAGCTGCGCGGCGAGGCCTCCGAGGAGCTGCTCACCGCGCGCACCACCTGCCTGGAGCGGCGGCGCTCGGAGCTCAAGGCCCTCACCGACGTGCTCGCCGAGGCGGATGGCCGCGTGGTGGAGCGCGCCGTGGAGGCCGTGCGCGGCCTGTCCGAGCTCAGCCCGTGCGACACGGCGGATCCCCTCGCCGCCAGCGAGCCGCCCAAGGATCCCCAGGTGGCCGCCCGGGTGGAGGAGCTGCACACCGCGCTGGCGCGCGCCCGGGCACTGCGCATCTCCGGCCAGTTCCCCGCGGGGCTGACCGTGGCCTCCCCGGTGGCCACCGAGGCCAACACCCTGGGCTACCACCCCCTGGTGGCCGAGGCCCTGCTGGAGCTGGGCCAGTTGCAGGCGGGCTTCGGCAACTCCGAGGCCGAGCGCACCCTCAAGGAGGCCATGTGGATGGCCGACGAGGTGCGGCTGGACGAAGTGCGCGCCGAGGCGCTGGTGGCCCTCACCCAGCTGGTGGCCTATGACGTCGCGCGCGTCCAGGACGGCCATGACTGGTACCGCCAGGCGCGCGCCCTGCTGGTGCGCACCAAGCGCGAGGGCCGCCTGCTGGCCGGACTCGAGAGCGCCCACGGCCTGGTGTACGCCGCCCAGGGCAACGCGGGCGCCGCGGAGACGTCCCACCGCAACGCGCTCGCCGCGCTGCGGAAGGTGGCCTCGCCGGACAGCCCGGAGGTGGCCATGGTGCTGCGCCGGCTGGGCAACACGCTGGGCACCCAGGGGCGCCACACCGAGGCCCTCGAGGCCTACCAGCACGCCTACGCCGCCTTCCGCAAGGCCCTGGGCGCCGAGCATCCGCGCGTGGGCAGCTCGCTGGTGAGCCTGGGCACCACGCTCAGCGCCCTGGGCCGGCACGCCGAGGCGCTGGAGCCGCTGCGCCAGGGCTTCGCCATCGTCGACCGCTCGCTCTCGCCCCGCCACGCCTTCCGCGCCATGGCGCTGGACGCGCTGGGCGGCGCGCTGTGGCGGGACGGGAAGACGGACGAGGCGCTCGAGGTGTTGAAGCGGGCGGTGGAGGCCGCGGAGCTGGCGCGCGGGCCGGCGCACCCGGACGTGGCCGGGCCCGTCAGCTCCCTGGGCCTGGTGCTGGTGGACGCCGGGCGCCCCGCGGAGGCGCTGGGCCACTTCGAGCGGGCGGTGCGCCTGCGCGAGACCGCGCTGGGCGAGCAGCACCCGGAGCTGGCCGGGCCCCTCACCGGCCGCGGCGAGGCCCTGTTGAAGCTGGGCCGCCCCAACGACGCCCTCCTGCCGCTGGAGCGCGCCCTGGCCCTGCGCGAGACGCACACCGTGGCGCCGGTGGAGCTGGCCGAGACGCGCTTCGCCCTCGCCCGCGCCCTGGCGGACACCCACAAGGACCCCGCGCGGGCCCGGGTGCTCGCCCAGAAGGCCGCGAGCTCCCTGGAGCAGCCCGGCACCGAGTCCCTGCGCGCCCGCATCCAGGCGTGGCTCGACACCCGGACGCCGCGCGGGTAG